A DNA window from Solanum lycopersicum chromosome 3, SLM_r2.1 contains the following coding sequences:
- the LOC138347683 gene encoding uncharacterized protein — MRMDELYPDDFDEFNMNTLENQLANYIVDVCDVDEKFSDLNGLSDLSKTLIHTKKHSNYPLVFHLVKLALLLLVATAFIERAFSAMKFIKNDLRSQMSDELFSDCLVPFVGKDVFDSISNDAIIKKFKI; from the coding sequence ATGAGGATGGATGAATTATATCCAGATGATTTTGATGAATTCAATATGAATACTCTTGAGAATCAACTTGCAAATTACATTGTTGATGTTTGTGATGTTGATGAAAAGTTCTCTGATCTAAATGGACTTTCTGATCTTTCCAAAACATTAATCCACacaaaaaaacattcaaattatCCTCTGGTGTTCCACTTAGTGAAACTTGCTCTACTTCTACTAGTTGCCACTGCATTCATTGAAAGAGCTTTCTCGGCAATGAAGTTTATCAAGAATGACTTGCGAAGTCAAATGAGTGATGAACTTTTTAGTGATTGTTTGGTGCCTTTTGTAGGAAAAGATGTATTTGATAGTATTTCTAATGATGCTATTATTAAGAAATTCAAGATATGA